A window of the Petrotoga sp. 9PWA.NaAc.5.4 genome harbors these coding sequences:
- a CDS encoding Gfo/Idh/MocA family protein has protein sequence MSKKLTYGMVGGGKNSQIGIVHRKAINLHNNAELVCGAFSRDFKNTLITGKELKLEEKRLYRNYEEMAEEESKRPDKIDFVSIVTPNVSHYEIAKKFLESGINVMCEKPLTVTLDQANELSNIAKNNKLIFAVAYSYTGYSMVRFARDLVRSGKIGDIRFVNAQYISDWMAKVPFEGKIPRHEWRSDPKFSGLSNCVADIGVHVENLVSFITGLKIKSLCARMDKFIEKNKLDDNASILVNFDNGAEGIYWTSQIAIGHENNLNFGIYGTKGSIEWSQEQANYLKISTIDHPFLRLSRGSKEISEYIKQDYVTPGGHQEGYIEAFARIYEKFINAIIKRKKGEILTQEDLDFPTVEQGVIGMKFIEKCLESANKNCTWIEF, from the coding sequence ATGAGTAAAAAATTGACTTACGGTATGGTTGGAGGCGGAAAAAATTCTCAAATAGGTATAGTTCATAGAAAAGCAATTAATTTGCACAATAACGCTGAATTAGTGTGTGGTGCGTTTTCCAGAGATTTTAAAAATACTTTGATCACTGGCAAAGAACTGAAATTGGAAGAAAAAAGGCTTTACAGAAACTACGAAGAAATGGCTGAAGAAGAATCTAAAAGACCTGATAAAATAGATTTTGTTTCTATAGTTACTCCTAATGTATCACATTACGAAATAGCAAAAAAATTTTTGGAAAGTGGCATAAATGTAATGTGTGAAAAACCCTTAACTGTAACTTTAGATCAAGCAAATGAGTTAAGTAACATAGCTAAAAATAATAAACTCATATTTGCGGTAGCTTACTCCTATACCGGTTATTCTATGGTAAGATTTGCAAGAGATTTAGTAAGAAGCGGAAAAATAGGAGATATCAGGTTTGTAAATGCACAGTACATAAGTGATTGGATGGCTAAAGTTCCTTTTGAGGGTAAAATCCCTCGACATGAATGGCGTTCTGATCCTAAATTTTCAGGATTGTCAAACTGTGTAGCTGATATAGGAGTTCATGTTGAAAATTTAGTATCTTTTATAACAGGTTTGAAGATAAAATCATTGTGTGCAAGAATGGATAAGTTCATAGAAAAAAATAAACTGGATGATAATGCCTCCATATTAGTGAATTTTGATAATGGAGCTGAAGGTATATACTGGACTTCCCAAATTGCAATAGGACACGAAAACAATTTAAACTTTGGTATATACGGAACTAAAGGTTCTATTGAATGGTCGCAAGAACAAGCTAATTATTTAAAAATTTCTACTATTGACCATCCTTTTTTGAGATTGTCAAGAGGTAGTAAAGAAATTAGTGAATACATAAAACAAGATTATGTTACTCCTGGTGGCCATCAAGAAGGTTACATAGAGGCTTTTGCAAGAATTTATGAAAAGTTTATAAACGCAATTATCAAAAGAAAAAAAGGTGAAATATTAACCCAAGAAGATTTAGACTTTCCTACAGTTGAACAGGGAGTGATTGGAATGAAATTTATTGAAAAATGTTTGGAAAGTGCGAATAAAAATTGTACATGGATAGAATTTTAA
- a CDS encoding ABC transporter ATP-binding protein yields the protein MKNLLKYLKPYYKEIIVAIILLVIQGISNLFLPSLNADIINNGVAKGDLDYIVRTGGIMLLYTLLLSGAAIVATYFSSKVAASFGKDIRKNLYYKALSFSQEEVDKFGNASLITRNTNDVQQVQMMVLMGLNIIIMAPIMAIGGIIMAIRQDVVLSSSIIIVVPIIGLVVFFLMRKAVPLFKAMQVKLDKVNKILREKLMGVRVIRAFVKDEYEAKRFDEANKDLTQTALRVNRILALGMPLLMLVMNLSSVSIIWFGSIRIDNGAMPIGNLTAFLTYVIEILVSIMMAMAIFIMLPRAEASAERINQVLIVEPKIKDPQEPKTLTEKHGVIEFKNVTFKYPEAESPVLSNISFVAKPGETTAIVGSTGCGKSTLINLIPRFYDITEGKIEIDGIDIREMTLESLRDMVGFVPQKAYLFSGTISDNLRYGKEDATEEEMWNALEIAQAKDFVSKLPQKLDAPVDQGGTNFSGGQRQRLSIARAIIKRPNIYIFDDSFSALDNKTDLRLRKALEKETEDATVIIVAQRVSTILSADQIIVMNDNGTIAGIGTHKELLKTCKVYQEIVYSQLPKGEIA from the coding sequence ATGAAAAATTTACTAAAATATTTGAAGCCATACTATAAAGAAATTATTGTTGCTATTATTTTACTTGTTATCCAAGGAATTTCAAATCTGTTTTTGCCGAGTTTGAATGCGGATATTATCAACAATGGAGTTGCAAAAGGTGATTTAGATTATATTGTTAGAACAGGAGGTATAATGCTTCTTTATACACTTCTTCTTTCTGGAGCAGCCATTGTTGCTACTTATTTTAGTTCTAAAGTTGCAGCGTCATTTGGTAAAGATATTCGTAAGAATCTATATTACAAAGCTTTAAGTTTTTCTCAAGAAGAAGTTGATAAATTTGGAAATGCTTCTCTTATTACAAGAAATACCAACGATGTTCAGCAAGTTCAAATGATGGTTCTCATGGGGCTAAATATTATAATAATGGCACCAATCATGGCGATTGGTGGGATTATTATGGCAATACGACAAGATGTTGTGCTTTCTTCATCTATTATTATAGTTGTTCCAATAATAGGATTAGTTGTATTTTTTCTTATGAGAAAAGCAGTTCCGCTTTTTAAAGCTATGCAGGTTAAATTAGATAAAGTAAATAAGATTCTTCGTGAAAAATTAATGGGAGTAAGAGTTATAAGAGCATTTGTAAAGGATGAATATGAAGCAAAAAGATTTGATGAAGCAAATAAAGATTTGACTCAAACAGCTTTAAGAGTCAACAGGATTTTGGCTTTAGGGATGCCTTTACTTATGTTAGTTATGAATTTATCTTCGGTGAGTATAATATGGTTTGGATCTATTCGTATAGATAATGGAGCTATGCCTATAGGTAATTTAACTGCTTTCCTCACATATGTAATAGAAATACTAGTATCTATTATGATGGCTATGGCAATATTTATTATGTTGCCTCGTGCAGAAGCTTCTGCAGAACGTATAAATCAAGTATTAATTGTAGAGCCAAAAATAAAAGACCCACAAGAGCCTAAAACTTTGACTGAAAAACATGGGGTTATAGAATTTAAAAACGTTACTTTTAAGTATCCGGAAGCAGAATCGCCTGTATTAAGTAATATCTCATTTGTAGCTAAACCAGGAGAAACAACAGCTATAGTTGGAAGTACTGGTTGTGGAAAAAGTACACTTATTAATTTAATTCCAAGATTTTATGATATTACGGAAGGAAAAATAGAAATAGATGGTATAGATATCAGAGAAATGACGCTTGAAAGTTTGAGAGATATGGTTGGTTTTGTTCCACAAAAAGCGTACCTTTTTAGTGGAACGATTTCAGATAACCTGAGATACGGTAAAGAAGACGCGACTGAAGAAGAAATGTGGAATGCACTTGAAATAGCCCAAGCAAAGGATTTTGTTAGTAAATTGCCTCAAAAGCTTGATGCGCCTGTAGATCAAGGAGGAACAAATTTTTCAGGAGGGCAAAGACAACGTTTATCAATTGCAAGGGCAATAATTAAAAGACCAAACATTTATATTTTTGATGATAGTTTTTCTGCTTTAGATAATAAAACAGATTTACGTCTTAGAAAAGCTTTAGAAAAAGAAACCGAAGACGCTACTGTTATAATAGTTGCGCAAAGAGTAAGCACTATTTTAAGTGCAGATCAGATAATTGTTATGAACGATAATGGAACAATAGCAGGAATAGGAACGCATAAAGAACTTTTAAAAACATGCAAAGTTTATCAAGAAATTGTTTATTCACAGTTACCTAAGGGGGAAATCGCATGA
- a CDS encoding alpha/beta hydrolase family protein: MTDGILYQSVSFFSNTLKNNMNYSIYLPPKYSKDSRKYPVIYLLHGHNGNELSWIRKGHIDQTLDSMIKNYEIAPFVAVMPDAKNSWYVDSPNGQKYESAIINDLMNHIEMQYKVYTDRSNRFIAGLSMGGYGALKFAFKYPEKFLAVASLSGAIMQEAPPEKDIDLEGNEINIHEDFYHDAFGWPFDADFWEKENIFNFIDNVKKNDLELPVYLSCGNNDYFYLYLGTCDLHHQLRLKNIPSRLYIRDGEHNWLLWKEEIKEVLRFFTEVIELY, encoded by the coding sequence TTGACGGATGGAATTCTTTATCAATCAGTTTCATTTTTTAGTAATACATTGAAAAATAATATGAACTATTCTATATATCTTCCTCCTAAATATTCTAAAGATTCTCGAAAATATCCTGTGATTTATTTATTGCACGGTCATAATGGAAATGAGTTAAGCTGGATTAGAAAAGGACATATAGATCAAACTTTGGATTCTATGATAAAAAATTATGAAATTGCTCCTTTCGTTGCAGTTATGCCAGATGCAAAAAATAGTTGGTATGTGGATTCTCCAAATGGTCAGAAATATGAAAGTGCGATTATAAACGATCTTATGAACCACATAGAAATGCAGTATAAAGTTTATACTGATAGATCTAACCGGTTTATTGCAGGTTTATCTATGGGTGGATATGGTGCTTTAAAATTTGCTTTTAAATATCCTGAAAAGTTCTTGGCTGTAGCAAGCCTAAGTGGAGCAATAATGCAAGAAGCTCCACCAGAAAAAGATATAGATTTAGAGGGAAACGAAATTAACATCCATGAAGATTTTTATCACGATGCATTTGGTTGGCCATTTGATGCAGATTTTTGGGAAAAAGAAAATATTTTCAACTTTATAGATAACGTGAAAAAAAATGATCTGGAGTTGCCTGTTTATTTATCATGTGGTAACAATGATTATTTTTATCTCTATTTAGGAACTTGTGATTTACATCATCAATTAAGATTGAAGAACATCCCCTCACGATTGTATATTAGAGATGGAGAACATAATTGGCTTTTATGGAAAGAAGAGATAAAGGAAGTTTTAAGGTTTTTTACAGAGGTTATAGAGCTATATTAA
- a CDS encoding MarR family winged helix-turn-helix transcriptional regulator, which yields MKKEETYCEDELFEDIEPLKVEVVRELFQVIKLEGQMNFKILTEKGLYPAQAVCLWYISKNEGINQKTLAEQIVVAAPTVSMIIKKLERNGFIERKPSTEDMRTLQLFLTEKGKNIIGSLRISFSKIMNIALDGFNENELKIFKELLKKLDFNISNYLQEGEVNK from the coding sequence ATGAAAAAAGAAGAAACTTATTGCGAAGACGAATTATTTGAAGATATAGAGCCTTTAAAAGTAGAAGTCGTTAGAGAACTATTCCAAGTTATCAAATTAGAAGGTCAAATGAATTTTAAAATATTAACAGAAAAAGGGCTCTACCCGGCTCAAGCTGTATGCTTGTGGTATATAAGCAAGAACGAAGGGATAAACCAAAAAACGCTGGCAGAACAAATAGTGGTAGCTGCTCCTACAGTTTCTATGATCATTAAAAAATTAGAAAGGAATGGGTTTATAGAAAGAAAGCCTTCGACAGAAGATATGCGAACGTTACAACTATTTCTAACAGAAAAAGGTAAAAACATTATTGGTAGTTTGAGAATATCTTTTTCAAAAATAATGAATATAGCATTAGATGGGTTTAATGAAAATGAACTAAAAATTTTTAAAGAATTACTCAAAAAACTTGATTTTAACATTTCAAATTACTTACAAGAAGGTGAGGTTAATAAATGA
- a CDS encoding NAD(P)H-dependent oxidoreductase subunit E: MEDILDSKLTKINEFLDSLDLNENSEQKRRSYLIEVLHKVQETLGYIPLEVQKMVAAKLRLPASEVYGVVTFYNFFSTKPKGKYPISICLGTACYVGGANQILDEFKKILNIGEEEVTEDGLFSIHPVRCLGACGLAPVVKIGEKVYGRLKTTDVLRIIREYKTKEKQA, translated from the coding sequence ATGGAAGATATTCTTGATTCAAAATTAACCAAAATAAATGAATTTCTTGATTCCCTAGATTTGAATGAAAATTCCGAACAAAAACGTAGAAGTTATCTTATAGAAGTGTTGCATAAAGTTCAGGAAACTTTAGGATATATCCCGCTGGAAGTACAAAAAATGGTTGCTGCAAAGTTGAGGCTACCTGCTTCAGAAGTATATGGCGTAGTTACCTTCTACAACTTCTTTTCTACAAAGCCAAAAGGTAAATATCCTATAAGTATTTGTTTAGGAACTGCTTGTTATGTAGGGGGAGCCAATCAAATATTGGATGAATTCAAGAAAATTTTGAATATTGGAGAAGAAGAAGTAACAGAAGATGGATTATTTTCTATTCATCCGGTTAGATGCTTGGGAGCATGTGGATTAGCTCCTGTAGTAAAGATCGGTGAAAAGGTCTACGGTAGATTAAAAACAACTGATGTGCTAAGAATAATTAGAGAATATAAAACAAAAGAAAAGCAAGCTTAA
- a CDS encoding NADH-dependent [FeFe] hydrogenase, group A6, which yields MPKIYINDNEFEASENDTVLMAVQKFGGYIPTLCYMNLKDINIENKPSSCRVCMVEIEGRRTLAPACTTPVSEGLKIRTHSRKAVEARRTAVQLLLSDHPQDCLKCSKNGECDLQRIASELNIVKNPFFGKTSDYKEDISAAIIRDPNKCIMCRKCETMCNKFQTVGVLSAMDRGFNAVIKPTFDLPLEETACTFCGQCVAVCPTGALVERSYIDEVWKELEDEKKHVVVQTAPAVRVALAEEFGYEPGTISTGKLVGILKLMGFDAVFDTNFGADLTIMEEATEFKERLETGGFMPMLTSCCPGWVKFLEHQFPDLIEMPSSAKSPQQMFGAIAKSYYAQKKNIDPKDMTVVSIMPCLAKKYESARDEINSSPDYKDVDYVLTTRELAKMIKEAGFNFKAVQEMEYDSPLGESTGAAAIFGRTGGVAEAALRTAYEWITGKELKAVEFTALHGYESTRVAEIEINGKIIRVGVAYGLGNARKLLEDIRNGKIQLHLIEIMACPGGCVGGGGQPYHHGNFTIIKKRIDALNVIDRTKLIRKSHENPSIVRLYNEYLEKPGSEKAHHLLHTKYLEREWL from the coding sequence ATGCCAAAAATTTATATAAATGATAATGAATTTGAAGCATCTGAAAACGACACGGTTTTAATGGCAGTACAAAAATTTGGAGGATATATTCCAACTTTGTGTTATATGAATTTGAAGGATATTAATATAGAAAACAAGCCTTCTTCATGTAGAGTATGCATGGTAGAAATAGAGGGGAGAAGAACACTTGCTCCAGCGTGTACAACACCTGTATCTGAAGGTTTAAAAATTCGAACACATTCACGGAAGGCTGTGGAAGCAAGAAGAACGGCTGTTCAACTGTTATTATCTGATCATCCTCAAGATTGTTTAAAATGTTCAAAAAATGGGGAATGTGATCTTCAAAGAATAGCGTCTGAACTCAATATTGTTAAAAATCCTTTTTTTGGAAAAACTTCCGATTATAAAGAAGATATTTCAGCAGCTATTATAAGGGATCCGAATAAATGCATCATGTGTAGAAAATGTGAAACTATGTGTAATAAGTTTCAGACTGTTGGAGTATTATCTGCTATGGACAGAGGATTTAATGCGGTTATTAAACCAACATTTGATTTACCGCTTGAAGAAACTGCATGCACATTCTGCGGCCAATGTGTGGCAGTTTGCCCCACAGGTGCTTTAGTTGAGAGATCTTATATAGACGAAGTATGGAAAGAGCTTGAAGATGAGAAAAAGCACGTTGTCGTGCAAACCGCTCCAGCTGTAAGAGTTGCTTTAGCAGAAGAATTTGGATATGAACCCGGAACTATTTCTACTGGTAAATTAGTGGGAATTTTAAAATTGATGGGTTTTGATGCGGTATTTGATACAAATTTTGGCGCCGATTTAACCATAATGGAAGAAGCTACTGAATTTAAAGAAAGGTTAGAAACTGGTGGTTTTATGCCTATGTTAACATCTTGTTGTCCAGGATGGGTTAAGTTTCTTGAACATCAATTTCCAGATTTGATTGAGATGCCTTCTTCCGCTAAGTCTCCACAACAAATGTTTGGCGCTATAGCAAAGAGTTATTATGCTCAAAAAAAGAATATCGATCCAAAAGATATGACCGTTGTTTCTATTATGCCTTGTTTGGCAAAAAAATATGAATCAGCAAGAGATGAGATAAATTCTAGTCCCGACTACAAAGATGTAGATTATGTATTAACCACCAGAGAATTAGCAAAAATGATAAAAGAAGCCGGGTTTAATTTCAAAGCAGTTCAAGAAATGGAATACGATAGCCCATTAGGAGAATCAACAGGAGCTGCTGCAATATTTGGTAGAACAGGGGGAGTAGCTGAAGCAGCCTTAAGAACTGCTTATGAATGGATCACCGGTAAAGAATTAAAAGCTGTTGAATTCACTGCTTTACATGGTTATGAATCTACAAGAGTCGCAGAAATTGAAATCAATGGAAAGATTATTAGAGTAGGTGTTGCTTATGGTTTAGGCAATGCTCGCAAACTTTTAGAAGATATTAGAAATGGAAAGATTCAACTTCACTTAATAGAAATCATGGCTTGCCCTGGAGGATGCGTTGGTGGAGGGGGACAACCTTATCATCATGGGAACTTCACCATAATCAAAAAACGTATAGACGCATTAAATGTAATTGATAGAACAAAATTGATTAGAAAATCTCACGAAAATCCATCGATTGTTAGACTTTACAACGAATATCTAGAAAAACCAGGTAGTGAAAAAGCACATCACTTGTTGCACACTAAATATTTAGAAAGAGAGTGGCTATAA
- a CDS encoding alpha-mannosidase yields MLKNITKKKIQNGLKEVKKLSVKESFEIDTLEYFEDEEKRFKPQFSEQFSWKTIKVGERWGGYDKIYWFRKTVQLPNDFKGEKLFLKINLEKDGDLDVVPNYPESLLFVNDKFIQGIDKYHKEAIISSEVAEDGKLEIYIRSWTGLKGDLSYTLAGLELYIIDEYSQKYYFLAKNILNTLEELDENNIVNIKLFDILNNSYNKINFIKPKSDEYYNSIKDSYNYLRTELEKLDNFKLDTPKVVLTGHSHIDMAWLWRIKHTREKAQRTFSTVLNLMKEYPEYTFMHSSPALYKFLKDDYPELYEKVKEKIKEGRWEATGGMWVESDSNISPGEFLIRQILFGKRFLKEEFGIDSKVIWLPDAFGYTYSLPQIIKKSGMKYFATTKISWNEINRFPYDTFWWKGLDGTKILAHFITTPDEHNYFYTYNGMLEPFTVKGIWDNYKQKDINEELLLVYGWGDGGGGPTYEMLENYRAIKDIPGLPTVETGKVEDYFDRLEKRIVGKNVPLWDNELYFELHRGTYTSQAFIKRENRKSEVAYHNAEFLNSLAKSLLRDFEYPQKSLNEGWELLLLNQFHDILPGSSIREVYEDARKDYKKIKEIANKEIEKAVSIISKVIKTDEDSVVVFNTLPFERNELIEIEEGKNLLIKNIPPLGYKVVKKSKLDKEQEENIIVKENYIENKYYTIEFNEVGQIKRLYDKENKREVLEDGKFGNVLQTFEDKPYFFDAWDISPYFKEKMKEVNELIEVKVLESSSLKGVLKFKWRFYDSTIEQKVIVYNHSRRIDFETHIDWKEKQLLLKAAFPVNIRSTKATYNIQFGNIERSATNNTSWDIAQFEVPAQKWADLSEGNYGVSLLNDSKYGYDIKGNLMRITLLKSPIEPDETADRGEHTFTYSLLPHFGTWRDSEVMKESYQLNYPIIVKKSQKNSEGKLPNRFSFAIIDDPSIIIETIKKSEDDDSIVIRVYESEGNRKNGAEIIFFKEIKKAYETNLIEEEPKEINIINKNSFKFDITPYEIKTFKVCF; encoded by the coding sequence ATGCTAAAAAACATTACTAAAAAGAAAATCCAAAATGGTTTGAAAGAGGTAAAAAAACTCTCAGTTAAAGAAAGCTTTGAAATAGATACTCTTGAGTATTTTGAAGATGAAGAAAAAAGATTTAAACCTCAATTCAGTGAACAATTCTCTTGGAAAACTATAAAAGTTGGAGAACGTTGGGGTGGGTACGACAAGATATATTGGTTCAGAAAAACCGTTCAATTACCTAATGATTTCAAAGGTGAAAAACTTTTTTTGAAAATTAATTTGGAAAAGGATGGAGATTTAGATGTTGTTCCAAATTATCCAGAATCGTTGTTATTTGTTAATGATAAATTTATTCAAGGAATAGATAAATATCATAAAGAAGCAATAATTTCCTCAGAAGTTGCCGAAGATGGGAAATTAGAAATTTATATAAGATCTTGGACAGGTTTAAAAGGGGATTTGAGCTATACTTTAGCGGGATTAGAATTGTATATTATAGATGAATATTCACAAAAATATTATTTTTTAGCCAAAAATATTCTAAACACATTAGAGGAACTCGATGAAAACAATATAGTGAATATTAAATTGTTTGATATTCTGAACAATTCATACAATAAAATCAATTTCATCAAACCAAAATCGGATGAGTATTATAACTCAATAAAAGATAGTTACAATTACCTAAGAACAGAATTAGAGAAATTAGATAATTTTAAATTAGATACTCCAAAAGTGGTTTTAACAGGTCATTCCCATATTGATATGGCATGGCTTTGGAGAATAAAACATACAAGGGAAAAAGCGCAGCGTACTTTTTCAACAGTTTTAAACCTAATGAAAGAATATCCAGAATATACGTTTATGCATTCATCACCCGCACTGTATAAATTTTTGAAAGATGATTATCCAGAATTATATGAAAAAGTAAAAGAAAAGATAAAAGAAGGAAGATGGGAAGCAACAGGAGGTATGTGGGTAGAATCTGATTCTAATATATCACCTGGTGAATTTCTAATAAGGCAGATTCTATTTGGTAAAAGATTTTTAAAAGAAGAGTTTGGTATAGATTCTAAAGTAATTTGGTTGCCAGATGCATTTGGATACACGTATTCATTACCCCAGATAATAAAAAAATCTGGAATGAAGTACTTTGCAACAACAAAGATAAGTTGGAACGAAATTAACAGATTTCCCTACGATACATTTTGGTGGAAAGGGTTAGATGGAACAAAAATATTAGCTCATTTTATTACTACTCCTGATGAACACAATTATTTTTACACGTATAACGGTATGTTAGAACCTTTTACGGTGAAAGGTATATGGGATAATTACAAACAAAAAGATATAAACGAAGAATTACTTCTTGTATATGGTTGGGGAGATGGAGGAGGAGGTCCAACTTATGAGATGCTTGAAAACTACCGTGCCATAAAAGACATACCAGGACTTCCTACAGTAGAAACGGGAAAGGTAGAAGATTACTTTGATAGACTGGAAAAAAGAATAGTAGGTAAAAACGTCCCCTTGTGGGACAACGAACTATACTTTGAATTACATCGAGGTACGTACACTTCTCAAGCTTTCATAAAGAGGGAAAACAGAAAATCTGAAGTAGCTTATCACAACGCAGAGTTTTTAAATTCACTAGCTAAATCTTTACTCAGAGATTTTGAATATCCACAAAAGTCTTTAAACGAAGGATGGGAGTTGTTACTTTTAAACCAGTTTCACGATATACTTCCAGGTTCATCAATAAGGGAAGTGTATGAAGATGCTAGAAAAGATTACAAAAAGATAAAAGAAATAGCGAACAAAGAGATTGAAAAAGCTGTTTCTATTATTTCAAAAGTCATAAAAACTGATGAAGATAGTGTTGTTGTTTTTAACACTTTGCCTTTTGAACGAAACGAGTTGATAGAAATAGAAGAAGGTAAAAATCTTTTAATAAAAAATATACCACCACTTGGGTACAAAGTTGTTAAAAAATCAAAATTAGATAAAGAGCAAGAAGAAAACATAATAGTAAAAGAAAATTATATAGAAAACAAATATTATACAATAGAATTCAACGAAGTTGGACAGATAAAAAGATTATACGATAAAGAAAACAAAAGAGAAGTATTAGAAGATGGGAAGTTTGGAAATGTTCTTCAAACTTTTGAAGATAAACCATATTTCTTTGATGCATGGGATATATCACCATACTTCAAAGAAAAGATGAAGGAAGTTAACGAATTAATTGAGGTTAAAGTACTGGAAAGTTCTTCATTAAAAGGTGTTTTGAAATTCAAATGGCGATTTTATGATTCAACCATAGAACAAAAAGTCATCGTATACAATCATTCAAGAAGAATAGATTTTGAAACTCATATAGATTGGAAAGAGAAACAACTTTTACTAAAAGCAGCTTTTCCAGTAAATATAAGAAGTACAAAAGCAACTTACAACATACAGTTTGGTAACATAGAGAGAAGTGCGACGAACAACACAAGTTGGGATATAGCACAATTTGAAGTACCTGCACAAAAATGGGCTGATCTTTCTGAAGGAAATTATGGAGTGTCTTTATTGAATGATTCTAAATATGGTTATGATATAAAAGGCAATTTAATGAGAATAACTCTTTTAAAGTCTCCTATAGAACCTGATGAAACAGCTGATAGAGGAGAACATACATTTACTTATTCGCTTTTACCCCACTTTGGGACATGGAGAGATTCAGAAGTTATGAAAGAATCTTACCAACTTAATTATCCAATTATTGTTAAAAAGTCACAAAAAAATTCAGAAGGTAAACTCCCTAATAGATTTTCTTTTGCAATTATTGATGATCCATCAATAATAATCGAAACTATTAAAAAGTCGGAGGATGATGATTCGATAGTTATAAGGGTATATGAAAGCGAAGGGAATAGAAAAAACGGCGCTGAAATAATTTTCTTCAAAGAAATAAAGAAAGCATATGAAACTAACTTGATAGAAGAAGAGCCAAAAGAAATAAATATAATAAACAAGAACTCTTTCAAATTTGATATTACTCCATATGAAATAAAAACTTTTAAGGTTTGTTTTTGA